The following are encoded in a window of Candidatus Fluviicola riflensis genomic DNA:
- a CDS encoding GNAT family N-acetyltransferase — MILLKRTDSNNPDFQQLVTELDKDLAIRDGDEHAFFAQFNKIDTIKYVVMAYENELPVGCGALKEYEPEVMEIKRMFVSPEQRGKGIASLILTELEKWANELNHKKCILETGYKQFEAVELYKKNRYTIIPNYGQYAGVESSVCFEKGLTF, encoded by the coding sequence ATGATTCTCTTAAAACGTACCGATTCCAACAATCCTGACTTCCAACAATTAGTCACCGAGCTTGACAAAGATCTGGCCATTCGCGACGGAGACGAACATGCTTTCTTTGCGCAGTTTAATAAGATCGACACCATCAAATACGTTGTCATGGCTTATGAAAACGAACTACCGGTTGGTTGTGGCGCCCTAAAAGAATATGAACCGGAAGTCATGGAAATCAAGCGCATGTTTGTGTCGCCCGAACAACGAGGAAAAGGAATTGCATCACTGATATTAACCGAACTGGAAAAATGGGCGAATGAATTAAACCACAAAAAATGCATTTTGGAAACGGGCTACAAACAGTTTGAAGCCGTTGAATTGTATAAAAAGAACCGGTACACTATTATCCCGAATTACGGGCAATATGCAGGAGTTGAGAGTAGTGTTTGTTTTGAAAAAGGCTTAACTTTCTAA
- the thiL gene encoding thiamine-phosphate kinase, with protein MSEDRRTELGDLGEFGLIDRLTKGFDPKVASTVYGVGDDAAVLERNENEYTLISTDMLVEGVHFNLMYMPFKHLGYKAVAVNLSDIVAMNGKPEQITVSLAVSNRFPLEALEELYEGIRMACEFYNVDLIGGDTTSSYSGLIISVTAIGVVAKDKVVYRTGAKPNDLLVVTGDLGAAYMGLQVLEREKEVYKTNPAIQPDLEGFDYVIERQLKPEARKDVIGFLADLDVVPTAMIDVSDGLASEVLHICKGSNVGAMVYNAKLPIDSTTSLSAIDFNLDPVTCVLNGGEDYELLFTVRQEDFDKIKGNPHMTIIGYMTEADQGVFLVDSNDSLIPLKAQGWNHFE; from the coding sequence ATGAGTGAAGATCGGCGCACGGAATTAGGTGATTTAGGTGAATTCGGATTAATTGATCGTTTAACGAAAGGATTTGATCCGAAAGTAGCGAGTACGGTATACGGCGTTGGTGACGATGCTGCGGTACTGGAACGAAACGAGAACGAATACACCCTGATTTCGACCGATATGTTGGTGGAAGGCGTTCATTTCAACCTCATGTACATGCCTTTCAAACACTTGGGTTATAAGGCCGTTGCGGTGAATTTGTCGGATATTGTTGCGATGAACGGAAAACCCGAACAAATTACGGTTTCACTGGCGGTTTCGAATCGTTTTCCGCTGGAAGCACTGGAGGAATTGTATGAAGGAATTCGCATGGCTTGTGAATTTTACAATGTCGATCTGATTGGCGGAGATACGACTTCTTCTTATTCCGGATTGATCATTTCGGTGACCGCTATCGGTGTGGTGGCAAAAGATAAAGTGGTTTACCGAACCGGAGCAAAACCCAATGATTTGTTGGTTGTTACCGGTGATTTGGGCGCGGCTTACATGGGCTTGCAGGTATTGGAGCGCGAAAAAGAGGTGTATAAAACCAATCCTGCGATTCAACCAGATCTGGAAGGTTTTGATTACGTGATCGAACGGCAGTTAAAACCTGAAGCACGTAAAGATGTGATCGGATTTTTGGCCGACCTGGATGTTGTTCCGACTGCAATGATTGATGTTTCCGATGGTCTGGCTTCGGAAGTATTGCATATCTGCAAAGGAAGCAATGTGGGCGCGATGGTGTACAATGCCAAATTGCCGATTGATAGCACAACGTCTCTTTCCGCGATTGATTTTAACCTTGATCCGGTAACCTGCGTGCTAAATGGCGGCGAAGATTACGAATTGCTGTTTACCGTTCGACAGGAAGATTTTGATAAGATCAAGGGAAATCCGCACATGACAATCATCGGTTATATGACCGAGGCCGATCAGGGAGTTTTTTTGGTGGATAGTAATGATTCGTTGATTCCGCTGAAAGCACAGGGCTGGAATCATTTTGAGTAA